A DNA window from Aestuariispira ectoiniformans contains the following coding sequences:
- a CDS encoding flagellin N-terminal helical domain-containing protein, which produces MADVSKTSAVNSSLQSIQKITKAAGKAQTALTTGRKVNKVTDDPNSYFVAKALSDRAGDLTQRKAAVDQGVSALNVANTALDSIDKFAEQLKGIAEAAKSASPAEQRALSRQFEEVGRQISNVAQDASYQGVNLLTGNNQLDVQFDQRPDSRLTVDGLNLDGTAVNAQSGLFSVAAFQANGDFKLSAFGLAGGSFTAAGGNVGQIGNVIGAIDSGISRLRGQAASLGSNVAILRERLNYTDQQANELQTGADKLTLADLNEEAARTAAAQTRHQIGINSLSIAGDQQRAILQLLGNG; this is translated from the coding sequence ATGGCCGACGTGTCGAAGACTTCGGCGGTGAACTCATCGTTACAATCCATCCAGAAAATCACCAAAGCCGCGGGAAAGGCGCAGACCGCGCTGACCACGGGGCGCAAAGTCAACAAGGTCACCGACGACCCCAATTCCTATTTCGTGGCGAAGGCATTGTCGGATCGGGCCGGTGACCTGACCCAGCGGAAGGCGGCGGTGGACCAGGGCGTTTCCGCCCTCAACGTGGCGAATACCGCTCTCGACAGTATTGATAAATTTGCCGAACAACTTAAGGGGATTGCAGAGGCTGCCAAGTCGGCATCTCCGGCTGAACAGCGCGCTTTGAGCAGACAGTTCGAGGAAGTGGGCCGTCAGATCAGCAACGTGGCCCAGGATGCCAGCTATCAGGGGGTGAACCTTCTGACGGGCAATAATCAACTGGACGTTCAATTCGACCAGCGGCCCGACTCCCGACTGACGGTGGATGGCCTGAATCTGGACGGTACGGCGGTGAATGCGCAATCGGGCCTGTTTTCGGTTGCAGCCTTTCAGGCGAATGGCGACTTCAAACTTTCAGCATTTGGCCTTGCTGGCGGTAGTTTTACCGCCGCAGGCGGCAATGTGGGCCAGATCGGCAATGTGATCGGTGCGATCGACAGCGGCATCAGTCGCCTGCGGGGGCAGGCGGCAAGTCTGGGCTCTAATGTGGCAATCCTGCGGGAGCGTCTGAACTACACCGACCAACAGGCCAATGAACTTCAGACAGGAGCCGACAAATTGACGCTGGCCGACCTGAATGAAGAGGCTGCCCGGACGGCGGCGGCGCAAACGCGGCACCAGATCGGGATCAATTCCCTGTCCATTGCCGGAGATCAGCAACGGGCCATCCTGCAACTTCTGGGGAACGGCTAA